Proteins from a single region of Bos javanicus breed banteng chromosome 25, ARS-OSU_banteng_1.0, whole genome shotgun sequence:
- the PRRT2 gene encoding proline-rich transmembrane protein 2 isoform X4: protein MAASSSEVSEIKGVEEGPQTQGEGPGHSEGRTGSPQVPAGVSDEPETLQPAPDVMGAPGDSEPKVGLAPETTETPTGVPEAAQARHLSSSPGGEAKANSSTEETCQELASKPEVRKEATADPESNLESAAPLEPASEPAPQPEPQPEPQPASQSTSTPALQPEPPAQEEPTSEILSESMGEKQENGAVVPLQAGDGDGEEGLAPQPHSPPSTKTPPANGAPPRVLQQLVEEDRLGKAHSGHSGSPRGSLSRHPSSQLAGSGVEGGEGTQKPRDYIILAILSCFCPMWPVNIVAFAYAVMSRNSLQQGDVDGAQRLGRVAKLLSIVALVGGILIIIASCVINLGVYK from the exons ATGGCAGCTAGCAGCTCTGAGGTCTCTGAGATTAAGGGGGTAGAGGAGGGTCCCCAGACCCAGGGAGAAGGGCCTGGCCATTCTGAAGGCCGAACTGGCTCTCCCCAGGTCCCAGCTGGGGTCTCAGATGAGCCAGAGACCCTGCAGCCAGCCCCAGACGTCATGGGGGCCCCTGGGGACTCAGAACCCAAGGTTGGGCTGGCTCCAGAAACCACAGAGACCCCAACTGGGGTCCCTGAAGCAGCTCAGGCCAGACACCTCAGCTCAAGCCCAGGAGGGGAAGCAAAGGCCAACTCCAGCACTGAAGAAACATGCCAAGAGCTAGCATCCAAACCCGAAGTGAGGAAAGAGGCTACTGCAGACCCGGAATCCAACCTGGAATCCGCAGCCCCGCTTGAGCCAGCCTCAGAACCTGCCCCCCAGCCAGAACCCCAGCCAGAGCCCCAGCCAGCTTCCCAGTCCACTTCCACACCAGCCCTTCAGCCAGAGCCCCCTGCCCAGGAGGAGCCCACCTCTGAGATCCTGAGCGAGAGCATGGGAGAAAAGCAGGAGAATGGGGCAGTGGTTCCCCTGCAGGCTGGTGATGGCGATGGGGAAGAGGGTCTAGCCCCCCAGCCTCACTCACCACCCTCCACAAAGACCCCCCCAGCCAATGGGGCCCCACCCCGTGTGCTGCAGCAGCTGGTGGAGGAGGATCGACTAGGAAAGGCTCACAGTGGGCATTCGGGATCTCCCCGAGGAAGCCTGAGCCGCCACCCTAGCTCCCAGCTCGCAGGATCTGGGGTAGAGGGGGGTGAAGGCACCCAGAAACCTCGGGACTACATCATCCTCGCCATCCTGTCCTGCTTCTGCCCCATGTGGCCTGTCAACATCGTGGCCTTCGCTTATGCCGTCATG TCCCGAAACAGCTTGCAACAGGGGGACGTGGATGGGGCCCAGCGTCTGGGTCGTGTGGCCAAGCTCTTAAGCATCGTGGCACTGGTAGGGGGGATCCTCATCATTATCGCCTCCTGCGTCATCAACTTAGGCG tgTATAAGTGA
- the MVP gene encoding major vault protein: protein MSMEESIIRIPPYHYIHVLDQNSNVSRVEVGPKTYIRQDNERILFAPVRMLTVPPRHYCMVANPVARDAQGTVLFDVTGQVRLRHADLEIRLAQDPFPLFPGEVLEKDITPLQVVLPNTALHLKALLDFEDKNGQKVVAGDEWLFEGPGTYIPQKEVEVIEIIQATVIKQNQALRLRARKECLDRDGKERVTGEEWLVRSVGAYLPAVFEEVLDVVDAVILTEKTALHLRARQNFRDVRGVTRRTGEEWLVTVQDTEAHVPDVYEEVMGVVSVTTLGPHNYCVILDPVGPDGKNQLGQKLVFKGEQSFFLQPGEKLERGIQNVYVLSEQQGLLLRALQPLEEGEGKEKVSHQAGDHWLIRGPLEYVPPAKVEVVEERQAIPLDENEGIYVQDVKTGRVRAVIGSTYMLTQDEVLWEKELPPGVEELLNKGQDPLADRGEKETSKTPKLSTPRNKTRVVSYRVPHNAAVQVYDYREKKARVVFGPELVLLGPEEQFTVLSLSAGRPKRPHARRTLCLLLGPDFFTDVITIETADHARLQLQLAYNWHFELSDRKDPQETAKLFSVPDFVGDACKAIASRVRGAVASVTFDDFHKNSARIIRTAVFGFETQETKGPDTMALPQPRDRAVFPQNGLVVSSVDVQSVEPVDQRTRDALQRSVQLAIEITTNSQEAAAKHEAQRLEQEARGRLERQKILDQSEAEKARRELLELEALSTAVESTGTAKAEAESRAEAARIEGEGAVLQAKLKAEALAIETEAELERVKKVRELELLYARAQLELEVSKAQQLAEVEVKKFKQMTEALGPSTIRDMAVAGPEMQVKLLQSLGLKSTLITDGSTPINLFNTALGLLGLGAEAQPPAKKPTGGPSVQEGLLPISTAAPLTLGNNQVVP from the exons ATGTCGATGGAAGAGTCCATCATCCGCATCCCGCCATACCACTACATCCACGTGCTAGACCAGAACAGCAATGTGTCCCGCGTGGAGGTCGGGCCAAAGACTTACATCCGGCAGGACAATGAGAG GATCCTGTTCGCTCCCGTGCGCATGCTGACGGTCCCCCCACGGCACTACTGCATGGTGGCCAACCCGGTGGCCCGGGATGCCCAGGGCACCGTGCTGTTTGATGTCACAGGACAAGTGCGGCTCCGCCACGCGGACCTGGAGATCCGGCTGGCCCAGGATCCCTTCCCCCTGTTCCCAGGGGAGGTGCTGGAGAAG GACATCACCCCACTGCAGGTGGTTCTACCCAACACCGCCCTCCATCTTAAGGCGCTACTGGATTTTGAGGATAAGAACGGACAGAAGGTGGTAGCAGGGGATGAGTGGCTATTTGAAGGGCCTG gcaCATATATCCCCCAGAAGGAGGTGGAAGTCATCGAGATCATTCAGGCCACAGTCATCAAGCAGAACCAGGCCCTGAGGCTGAGGGCTCGCAAGGAATGCTTAGACAGGGATGGCAAGGAGCGGGTGACAG GAGAAGAATGGCTGGTCCGCTCCGTGGGTGCCTATCTCCCAGCAGTGTTTGAGGAGGTTCTGGATGTGGTGGATGCTGTGATCCTTACGGAAAAG ACAGCCCTGCACCTTCGAGCTCGGCAGAACTTCCGAGACGTGAGAGGGGTGACCCGCCGCACTGGGGAGGAGTGGCTGGTGACCGTGCAGGACACGGAGGCCCACGTGCCAGATGTCTATGAGGAGGTGATGGGGGTTGTGTCTGTCACCACCTTGGGCCCCCACAACTACTGTGTGATTCTCGACCCGGTCGGACCAGACGGCAAGAACCAGCTGGGGCAAAAGCTTGTGTTCAAG GGAGAGCAGTCTTTCTTCCTCCAGCCCGGGGAGAAGCTGGAACGAGGCATCCAGAATGTATACGTGCTGTCGGAGCAGCAGGGGCTGCTGCTGAGGGCCCtgcagcccctggaggagggggagggcaaGGAGAAGGTCTCCCACCAGGCTGGTGACCACTGGCTCATCCGTGGACCCCTGGAGTATGTGCCGCCCGCCaaggtggaggtggtggaagaGCGTCAGGCCATCCCACTGGATGAGAACGAGGGCATCTACGTGCAGGATGTCAAGACCGGAAGG GTGCGAGCTGTGATTGGGAGCACCTACATGCTGACCCAGGACGAAGTCCTGTGGGAGAAGGAGCTGCCTCCAGGGGTGGAGGAGCTGCTGAACAAGGGGCAGGATCCTCTGGCCGACAGGGGTGAGAAGGAGACATCCAAGACCCCTAAGCTCTCCACTCCCCGGAATAAGACCCGCGTGGTCAGCTACCGCGTGCCGCACAATGCTGCAGTGCAGGTGTATGACTACCGGGAGAAGAAAGCCCG CGTGGTCTTCGGGCCAGAGCTCGTGTTGCTGGGTCCCGAAGAGCAGTTTACAGTGTTGTCCCTCTCGGCCGGGCGGCCCAAGCGTCCCCACGCCCGCCGCACGCTCTGCCTGCTGCTGGGGCCCGACTTCTTCACCGACGTCATCACCATCGAGACAGCAGACCATGCCAGGCTCCAGCTGCAGCTTGCCTACAACTG GCACTTCGAGCTGAGTGACCGGAAGGACCCCCAAGAGACGGCCAAGCTTTTCTCAGTGCCCGACTTTGTGGGTGACGCCTGCAAGGCCATCGCATCTCGGGTGCGGGGGGCCGTGGCCTCCGTCACCTTTGATGACTTCCATAAGAACTCGGCCCGCATCATTCGCACTGCTGTCTTTGGCTTTGAGACCCAGGAAACCAAGGGGCCTGACACCatggccctgccccagccccggGACCGGGCCGTCTTTCCCCAGAACGGGCTGGTGGTCAGCAGTGTGGATGTGCAGTCGGTGGAGCCCGTGGACCAAAGGACCCGGGACGCCCTGCAGCGCAGCGTCCAGCTGGCCATTGAgatcaccaccaactcccaggagGCAGCTGCCAA gcACGAGGCTCAGAGACTAGAACAAGAAGCCCGCGGCAGGCTTGAGAGGCAGAAGATCTTAGACCAATCGGAAGCTGAGAAAGCTCGCAGAGAACTCCTGGAGCTGGAGGCTCTGAG CACCGCGGTGGAGAGCACCGGGACCGCCAAGGCGGAGGCCGAGTCCCGAGCTGAGGCAGCGCGCATCGAGGGAGAAGGCGCTGTGCTCCAGGCCAAGCTCAAGGCAGAGGCTTTGGCCATTGAGACG GAAGCCGAACTTGAGCGAGTAAAGAAAGTACGAGAGCTGGAGCTGCTCTATGCCCGGGCCCAGCTGGAGCTGGAAGTGAGCAAGGCCCAGCAGCTGGCTGAGGTGGAGGTGAAGAagttcaagcagatgacagaggccCTGGGGCCCAGCACCATCAGAGACATGGCTGTGGCAGGGCCGGAGATGCAG GTAAAATTGCTGCAGAGCCTGGGCCTAAAATCCACCCTCATCACCGATGGTTCCACGCCCATCAACCTCTTCAACACAGCCTTGGGTTTGCTGGGGCTCGGGGCTGAGGCCCAGCCCCCAGCCAAGAAGCCCACCGGGGGACCCAGCGTCCAAGAGGGCTTGCTTcccatctccactgctgccccccTAACTCTTGGAAACAACCAGGTTGTGCCTTAG
- the CDIPT gene encoding CDP-diacylglycerol--inositol 3-phosphatidyltransferase translates to MASENIFLFVPNLIGYARIVFAIISFYFMPCCPLTASSFYLLSGLLDAFDGHAARVLNQGTRFGAMLDMLTDRCSTMCLLVNLALLYPRATLLFQLSMSLDVASHWLHLHSSVVRGSESHKMIDLSGNPVLRIYYTSRPALFTLCAGNELFYCLLYLFNFSEGPLVGSVGLFRMGLWITAPIALLKSLISVIHLITAARNMAALDAADRAKRK, encoded by the exons ATGGCAAGCGAAAATATCTTCCTGTTTGTGCCTAACCTCATCG GTTATGCTCGGATTGTCTTCGCCATCATTTCTTTCTACTTCATGCCCTGCTGCCCCCTCACGGCCTCCTCCTTTTACCTGCTCAGCGGACTTCTGGACGCTTTCGATGGACATGCTGCTCGAGTCCTTAATCAAG GGACCCGGTTTGGGGCCATGCTGGACATGCTGACAGACCGGTGCTCCACGATGTGTCTGCTGGTCAACCTGGCCCTGCTGTACCCTCGCGCCACCCttctcttccagctcagcatgAGCCTGGATGTGGCCAGCCACTGGCTGCACCTCCACAG TTCTGTAGTCCGAGGCAGTGAAAGTCACAAGATGATCGACCTGTCTGGAAACCCCGTGCTTCGCATCTACTACACCTCCAGA CCTGCTCTGTTCACCCTGTGTGCTGGAAATGAGCTCTTCTACTGCCTCCTCTACCTGTTTAATTTCTCCGAGGGACCTTTAG TTGGCTCGGTGGGTCTTTTCCGAATGGGCCTCTGGATCACCGCCCCTATCGCCCTGCTCAAGTCTCTCATCAGCGTCATCCACCTGATCACAGCTGCCCGCAACATGGCTGCCCTGGACGCGGCAGATCGGGCCAAGAGGAAGTGA
- the PRRT2 gene encoding proline-rich transmembrane protein 2 isoform X1 produces MSHPKAKETPTFLPFPQRQPKAGPETGASLSWAAALKATSSLLTPSLSPPLAGFAAVFSAVPSFPQRPSPLSCLKMAASSSEVSEIKGVEEGPQTQGEGPGHSEGRTGSPQVPAGVSDEPETLQPAPDVMGAPGDSEPKVGLAPETTETPTGVPEAAQARHLSSSPGGEAKANSSTEETCQELASKPEVRKEATADPESNLESAAPLEPASEPAPQPEPQPEPQPASQSTSTPALQPEPPAQEEPTSEILSESMGEKQENGAVVPLQAGDGDGEEGLAPQPHSPPSTKTPPANGAPPRVLQQLVEEDRLGKAHSGHSGSPRGSLSRHPSSQLAGSGVEGGEGTQKPRDYIILAILSCFCPMWPVNIVAFAYAVMSRNSLQQGDVDGAQRLGRVAKLLSIVALVGGILIIIASCVINLGGPDDPQGASGSQSWQARPRLETCRGGVFRTRTWENGGARLLTLPGQPELTCPIWAF; encoded by the exons ATGTCCCAccccaaagcaaaggaaaccccaacttttcttccttttccccagaGGCAGCCCAAGGCTGGCCCTGAGACAGGAGCATCGCTCTCTTGGGCTGCAGCGCTGAAAGCTACCTCTTCCCTCCTCACACCAAGCCTGTCTCCTCCTCTTGCAGGATTTGCTGCTGTCTTCAGTGCCGTTCCATCCTTCCCTCAGaggccctctcccctctcctgtcTCAAGATGGCAGCTAGCAGCTCTGAGGTCTCTGAGATTAAGGGGGTAGAGGAGGGTCCCCAGACCCAGGGAGAAGGGCCTGGCCATTCTGAAGGCCGAACTGGCTCTCCCCAGGTCCCAGCTGGGGTCTCAGATGAGCCAGAGACCCTGCAGCCAGCCCCAGACGTCATGGGGGCCCCTGGGGACTCAGAACCCAAGGTTGGGCTGGCTCCAGAAACCACAGAGACCCCAACTGGGGTCCCTGAAGCAGCTCAGGCCAGACACCTCAGCTCAAGCCCAGGAGGGGAAGCAAAGGCCAACTCCAGCACTGAAGAAACATGCCAAGAGCTAGCATCCAAACCCGAAGTGAGGAAAGAGGCTACTGCAGACCCGGAATCCAACCTGGAATCCGCAGCCCCGCTTGAGCCAGCCTCAGAACCTGCCCCCCAGCCAGAACCCCAGCCAGAGCCCCAGCCAGCTTCCCAGTCCACTTCCACACCAGCCCTTCAGCCAGAGCCCCCTGCCCAGGAGGAGCCCACCTCTGAGATCCTGAGCGAGAGCATGGGAGAAAAGCAGGAGAATGGGGCAGTGGTTCCCCTGCAGGCTGGTGATGGCGATGGGGAAGAGGGTCTAGCCCCCCAGCCTCACTCACCACCCTCCACAAAGACCCCCCCAGCCAATGGGGCCCCACCCCGTGTGCTGCAGCAGCTGGTGGAGGAGGATCGACTAGGAAAGGCTCACAGTGGGCATTCGGGATCTCCCCGAGGAAGCCTGAGCCGCCACCCTAGCTCCCAGCTCGCAGGATCTGGGGTAGAGGGGGGTGAAGGCACCCAGAAACCTCGGGACTACATCATCCTCGCCATCCTGTCCTGCTTCTGCCCCATGTGGCCTGTCAACATCGTGGCCTTCGCTTATGCCGTCATG TCCCGAAACAGCTTGCAACAGGGGGACGTGGATGGGGCCCAGCGTCTGGGTCGTGTGGCCAAGCTCTTAAGCATCGTGGCACTGGTAGGGGGGATCCTCATCATTATCGCCTCCTGCGTCATCAACTTAGGCG GTCCGGACGACCCCCAGGGTGCCTCGGGGTCGCAGAGCTGGCAAGCCAGGCCTCGTTTGGAGACATGCAGGGGTGGCGTGTTCCGAACACGCACCTGGGAGAACGGAGGGGCACGGCTGTTGACCCTCCCTGGTCAGCCTGAGTTGACCTGCCCCATCTGGGCTTTTTAA
- the PAGR1 gene encoding PAXIP1-associated glutamate-rich protein 1: MSLVRGHGDIAATTAAPLSEEGEVTSGLQALAVEDTGGPSASADQAEEEGEGGREEAEHEGSGAEEVQGEAPSPEGEERAKGESEDWCVPCSDEEVELPADGQSWMPPPSEIQRLYELLAAHGTLELQAEILPRRPPTPEAQSEEERSDEEPEAKEEEEEKPHMPTEFDFDDEPTTPKDSLIDRRRTPGSSARSQKREARLDKVLSDMKRHKKLEEQILRTGRDLFSLDSEDASPASPPLRSSGSLFPRQRKY; the protein is encoded by the exons ATGTCCCTTGTCCGGGGCCATGGAGACATTGCAGCCACCACGGCGGCGCCTCTGTCTGAAGAAGGGGAAGTGACCTCCGGTCTCCAGGCTCTGGCTGTGGAGGATACCGGAGGCCCCTCTGCTTCGGCCGATCAAGCcgaggaagagggagaaggaggccGGGAGGAGGCTGAGCATGAGGGGTCCGGGGCCGAGGAGGTGCAGGGAGAAGCCCCCAGCCCTGAGGGGGAGGAGCGTGCCAAGGGAGAATCCGAGGACTGGTGCGTGCCCTGCAGCGATGAAGAGGTGGAGCTGCCCGCAGATGGGCAGTCCTGGATGCCACCCCCCTCTGAAATCCAACGGCTTTATGAACTGCTGGCTGCCCACGGTACCCTGGAGCTTCAGGCTGAGATCCTGCCCCGCCGGCCACCCACGCCTGAGGCCCAGAGTGAAGAGGAGAGATCCGATGAGGAGCCAGAGgccaaagaggaagaagaggaaaa ACCACATATGCCTACAGAATTTGACTTTGATGATGAGCCAACGACACCAAAGGACTCCCTAATTGACCGGAGGCGCACCCCAG GAAGCTCAGCCCGGAGCCAGAAACGGGAGGCCCGCCTGGACAAGGTCCTTTCAGACATGAAGCGACACAAGAAGCTAGAGGAGCAGATCCTTCGTACCGGCAGGGACCTCTTCAGCCTGGACTCGGAGGACGCCAGCCCCGCCAGCCCCCCACTCCGGTCCTCGGGCAGTCTCTTCCCCCGGCAGCGGAAGTACTGA
- the PRRT2 gene encoding proline-rich transmembrane protein 2 isoform X2, giving the protein MSHPKAKETPTFLPFPQRQPKAGPETGASLSWAAALKATSSLLTPSLSPPLAGFAAVFSAVPSFPQRPSPLSCLKMAASSSEVSEIKGVEEGPQTQGEGPGHSEGRTGSPQVPAGVSDEPETLQPAPDVMGAPGDSEPKVGLAPETTETPTGVPEAAQARHLSSSPGGEAKANSSTEETCQELASKPEVRKEATADPESNLESAAPLEPASEPAPQPEPQPEPQPASQSTSTPALQPEPPAQEEPTSEILSESMGEKQENGAVVPLQAGDGDGEEGLAPQPHSPPSTKTPPANGAPPRVLQQLVEEDRLGKAHSGHSGSPRGSLSRHPSSQLAGSGVEGGEGTQKPRDYIILAILSCFCPMWPVNIVAFAYAVMSRNSLQQGDVDGAQRLGRVAKLLSIVALVGGILIIIASCVINLGGPLP; this is encoded by the exons ATGTCCCAccccaaagcaaaggaaaccccaacttttcttccttttccccagaGGCAGCCCAAGGCTGGCCCTGAGACAGGAGCATCGCTCTCTTGGGCTGCAGCGCTGAAAGCTACCTCTTCCCTCCTCACACCAAGCCTGTCTCCTCCTCTTGCAGGATTTGCTGCTGTCTTCAGTGCCGTTCCATCCTTCCCTCAGaggccctctcccctctcctgtcTCAAGATGGCAGCTAGCAGCTCTGAGGTCTCTGAGATTAAGGGGGTAGAGGAGGGTCCCCAGACCCAGGGAGAAGGGCCTGGCCATTCTGAAGGCCGAACTGGCTCTCCCCAGGTCCCAGCTGGGGTCTCAGATGAGCCAGAGACCCTGCAGCCAGCCCCAGACGTCATGGGGGCCCCTGGGGACTCAGAACCCAAGGTTGGGCTGGCTCCAGAAACCACAGAGACCCCAACTGGGGTCCCTGAAGCAGCTCAGGCCAGACACCTCAGCTCAAGCCCAGGAGGGGAAGCAAAGGCCAACTCCAGCACTGAAGAAACATGCCAAGAGCTAGCATCCAAACCCGAAGTGAGGAAAGAGGCTACTGCAGACCCGGAATCCAACCTGGAATCCGCAGCCCCGCTTGAGCCAGCCTCAGAACCTGCCCCCCAGCCAGAACCCCAGCCAGAGCCCCAGCCAGCTTCCCAGTCCACTTCCACACCAGCCCTTCAGCCAGAGCCCCCTGCCCAGGAGGAGCCCACCTCTGAGATCCTGAGCGAGAGCATGGGAGAAAAGCAGGAGAATGGGGCAGTGGTTCCCCTGCAGGCTGGTGATGGCGATGGGGAAGAGGGTCTAGCCCCCCAGCCTCACTCACCACCCTCCACAAAGACCCCCCCAGCCAATGGGGCCCCACCCCGTGTGCTGCAGCAGCTGGTGGAGGAGGATCGACTAGGAAAGGCTCACAGTGGGCATTCGGGATCTCCCCGAGGAAGCCTGAGCCGCCACCCTAGCTCCCAGCTCGCAGGATCTGGGGTAGAGGGGGGTGAAGGCACCCAGAAACCTCGGGACTACATCATCCTCGCCATCCTGTCCTGCTTCTGCCCCATGTGGCCTGTCAACATCGTGGCCTTCGCTTATGCCGTCATG TCCCGAAACAGCTTGCAACAGGGGGACGTGGATGGGGCCCAGCGTCTGGGTCGTGTGGCCAAGCTCTTAAGCATCGTGGCACTGGTAGGGGGGATCCTCATCATTATCGCCTCCTGCGTCATCAACTTAGGCG GGCCCCTTCCCTAG
- the PRRT2 gene encoding proline-rich transmembrane protein 2 isoform X3 encodes MSHPKAKETPTFLPFPQRQPKAGPETGASLSWAAALKATSSLLTPSLSPPLAGFAAVFSAVPSFPQRPSPLSCLKMAASSSEVSEIKGVEEGPQTQGEGPGHSEGRTGSPQVPAGVSDEPETLQPAPDVMGAPGDSEPKVGLAPETTETPTGVPEAAQARHLSSSPGGEAKANSSTEETCQELASKPEVRKEATADPESNLESAAPLEPASEPAPQPEPQPEPQPASQSTSTPALQPEPPAQEEPTSEILSESMGEKQENGAVVPLQAGDGDGEEGLAPQPHSPPSTKTPPANGAPPRVLQQLVEEDRLGKAHSGHSGSPRGSLSRHPSSQLAGSGVEGGEGTQKPRDYIILAILSCFCPMWPVNIVAFAYAVMSRNSLQQGDVDGAQRLGRVAKLLSIVALVGGILIIIASCVINLGVYK; translated from the exons ATGTCCCAccccaaagcaaaggaaaccccaacttttcttccttttccccagaGGCAGCCCAAGGCTGGCCCTGAGACAGGAGCATCGCTCTCTTGGGCTGCAGCGCTGAAAGCTACCTCTTCCCTCCTCACACCAAGCCTGTCTCCTCCTCTTGCAGGATTTGCTGCTGTCTTCAGTGCCGTTCCATCCTTCCCTCAGaggccctctcccctctcctgtcTCAAGATGGCAGCTAGCAGCTCTGAGGTCTCTGAGATTAAGGGGGTAGAGGAGGGTCCCCAGACCCAGGGAGAAGGGCCTGGCCATTCTGAAGGCCGAACTGGCTCTCCCCAGGTCCCAGCTGGGGTCTCAGATGAGCCAGAGACCCTGCAGCCAGCCCCAGACGTCATGGGGGCCCCTGGGGACTCAGAACCCAAGGTTGGGCTGGCTCCAGAAACCACAGAGACCCCAACTGGGGTCCCTGAAGCAGCTCAGGCCAGACACCTCAGCTCAAGCCCAGGAGGGGAAGCAAAGGCCAACTCCAGCACTGAAGAAACATGCCAAGAGCTAGCATCCAAACCCGAAGTGAGGAAAGAGGCTACTGCAGACCCGGAATCCAACCTGGAATCCGCAGCCCCGCTTGAGCCAGCCTCAGAACCTGCCCCCCAGCCAGAACCCCAGCCAGAGCCCCAGCCAGCTTCCCAGTCCACTTCCACACCAGCCCTTCAGCCAGAGCCCCCTGCCCAGGAGGAGCCCACCTCTGAGATCCTGAGCGAGAGCATGGGAGAAAAGCAGGAGAATGGGGCAGTGGTTCCCCTGCAGGCTGGTGATGGCGATGGGGAAGAGGGTCTAGCCCCCCAGCCTCACTCACCACCCTCCACAAAGACCCCCCCAGCCAATGGGGCCCCACCCCGTGTGCTGCAGCAGCTGGTGGAGGAGGATCGACTAGGAAAGGCTCACAGTGGGCATTCGGGATCTCCCCGAGGAAGCCTGAGCCGCCACCCTAGCTCCCAGCTCGCAGGATCTGGGGTAGAGGGGGGTGAAGGCACCCAGAAACCTCGGGACTACATCATCCTCGCCATCCTGTCCTGCTTCTGCCCCATGTGGCCTGTCAACATCGTGGCCTTCGCTTATGCCGTCATG TCCCGAAACAGCTTGCAACAGGGGGACGTGGATGGGGCCCAGCGTCTGGGTCGTGTGGCCAAGCTCTTAAGCATCGTGGCACTGGTAGGGGGGATCCTCATCATTATCGCCTCCTGCGTCATCAACTTAGGCG tgTATAAGTGA